The following proteins come from a genomic window of Pirellula staleyi DSM 6068:
- the metK gene encoding methionine adenosyltransferase has protein sequence MASGKFLFTSESVSMGHPDKLADRISDGVLDACLAQDPMSRVACETLVTTDFCCLAGEITTKAVVDFEKVAREVIREVGYVDDRIGFSADTCKVEVRLHSQSPDIAQGVNDDATKGKDIGAGDQGLMFGFACDDTPELMPLPIALSHRILNRLTEARQNKEVSWLRPDSKSQVTVEYDGDRAVRIDTVVVSTQHDETVSDKQDVIRDFVINKIIKPELPEELVTGEITYHINPTGKFEVGGPHGDCGLTGRKIIVDTYGGWGRHGGGAFSGKDPTKVDRSAAYMARYVAKNIVAAGLASQCEVQLAYAIGVSEPVSININTFGTGRVSEDQLVTLVRRNFPLTPSGIIRHLDLRRPIYRKSAAGGHFGRALPEFNWEKTDKAAILAEEAGIAAAAR, from the coding sequence GTGGCATCGGGAAAGTTTTTGTTCACCAGTGAATCGGTCAGCATGGGTCACCCCGACAAGCTTGCCGATCGTATTTCGGATGGCGTTCTTGATGCTTGCTTGGCGCAAGATCCGATGAGCCGCGTGGCTTGCGAAACGCTCGTCACCACCGACTTCTGCTGCTTGGCTGGCGAAATCACCACCAAGGCTGTGGTGGACTTCGAGAAAGTGGCTCGCGAAGTGATTCGTGAAGTTGGCTACGTCGACGACCGCATCGGCTTCTCGGCCGACACCTGCAAGGTGGAAGTGCGCCTGCACAGCCAAAGCCCCGACATTGCTCAAGGTGTGAACGACGACGCCACCAAGGGAAAAGATATCGGCGCTGGCGACCAAGGGCTGATGTTCGGCTTTGCTTGCGACGATACCCCCGAACTGATGCCGCTGCCGATCGCTCTCTCGCACCGCATCCTGAACCGCCTGACCGAAGCTCGTCAAAACAAAGAAGTGTCGTGGCTCCGTCCCGATAGCAAGAGCCAAGTGACGGTGGAATACGATGGTGATCGCGCTGTCCGTATCGACACCGTCGTCGTCAGCACGCAGCACGACGAAACCGTCAGCGACAAGCAAGACGTAATTCGCGACTTCGTGATCAACAAGATCATCAAGCCCGAGCTGCCTGAAGAATTGGTGACCGGCGAAATCACCTATCACATCAATCCGACCGGCAAGTTCGAAGTGGGTGGACCTCACGGCGACTGCGGTCTGACCGGCCGTAAGATCATTGTTGATACCTACGGTGGTTGGGGTCGTCACGGTGGTGGTGCGTTCAGCGGTAAGGACCCCACGAAGGTCGACCGCAGCGCTGCCTACATGGCTCGCTACGTGGCCAAGAACATCGTGGCTGCTGGTCTTGCTTCGCAGTGCGAAGTGCAGCTGGCCTACGCCATCGGTGTGAGCGAACCTGTCAGCATCAACATCAACACGTTCGGCACGGGTCGCGTTTCGGAAGATCAACTCGTCACGCTGGTGCGTCGTAACTTCCCGCTCACTCCCAGCGGCATCATTCGTCACCTCGACCTCCGTCGTCCGATCTATCGCAAGAGTGCTGCTGGTGGCCACTTTGGTCGTGCTCTTCCCGAATTCAACTGGGAAAAGACCGACAAGGCTGCCATCCTGGCCGAAGAAGCTGGCATCGCCGCCGCTGCTCGCTAG
- a CDS encoding ZIP family metal transporter, giving the protein MQAHLLLLGYCVLIVAASMIGGYLPTRVRLTHRSMQMVMSFVGGFMLGVALLHLIPHSLVEGLAIDSAMAWALGGLLFMFLLIRVFHVHQHADLEGDPGHHHGHSHGHSHSHSHAHDHGHSHATPAAGEMALPMAGTPHVHGPDCDHTHEPGHVTAAGSSLNWLGLAIGLSLHTIIDGLALGAAVAAEAHGGHAFALFGLGTFLAVLLHKPLDALTITSLMKAGGWNTKNAMIANACFAVMCPLGAIGFVLGVDNFVGEQAFVIGCALAFAAGVFLCISLADLLPEVTFHSHDRASLTALLLLGVAIAWGIGLVEEPHTHGHGAHSHAADDHGHSHDDHDHDHAPKASPKKP; this is encoded by the coding sequence ATGCAAGCTCATCTACTTCTCCTCGGCTACTGTGTTCTGATCGTTGCTGCCTCGATGATCGGCGGCTATCTCCCCACGCGCGTCCGTCTCACGCATCGCAGCATGCAGATGGTGATGAGCTTCGTCGGCGGCTTTATGCTCGGCGTCGCGCTGCTGCATCTCATTCCGCACAGCCTGGTGGAAGGTCTCGCGATCGACTCCGCGATGGCCTGGGCACTCGGCGGCCTTCTGTTCATGTTCCTGCTGATCCGCGTGTTTCACGTTCATCAGCATGCCGATTTGGAAGGGGACCCCGGACATCATCATGGTCACTCGCACGGGCACAGCCATTCGCATAGCCACGCGCACGATCATGGTCACAGCCACGCGACTCCAGCAGCTGGCGAGATGGCACTACCGATGGCTGGCACGCCGCACGTGCATGGGCCCGACTGCGATCACACGCATGAGCCTGGTCATGTGACGGCAGCAGGGAGCTCGCTGAACTGGTTGGGACTCGCCATCGGCCTCAGCTTGCACACGATCATCGATGGTCTCGCGCTCGGCGCTGCAGTGGCTGCTGAAGCCCATGGTGGACACGCCTTTGCATTATTCGGCCTTGGTACGTTTCTAGCCGTGCTGCTACACAAACCGCTCGACGCTTTGACGATCACGTCGCTGATGAAAGCGGGAGGCTGGAACACCAAGAATGCCATGATTGCCAATGCTTGCTTCGCGGTGATGTGCCCGCTGGGAGCGATTGGCTTTGTGCTGGGAGTCGACAATTTTGTCGGCGAGCAGGCATTCGTGATTGGCTGTGCCCTCGCTTTTGCAGCGGGCGTTTTCCTCTGCATCTCGCTGGCCGACTTGCTCCCCGAAGTGACGTTTCACTCGCACGATCGGGCCTCGCTCACCGCGCTGCTGTTGCTCGGTGTCGCGATTGCGTGGGGAATTGGGCTCGTCGAAGAGCCGCATACTCACGGGCATGGTGCTCACAGCCACGCGGCCGATGATCACGGTCATAGTCACGACGACCACGATCACGACCATGCTCCGAAAGCCTCGCCGAAAAAGCCGTAG
- the pilM gene encoding pilus assembly protein PilM encodes MAETAIDFDPYRVWLGVPDYDRPLNPYQLLGLPPLESNLARIQAAVVRQQEQLETIRTTVSDPQLWQQVWDELQAAIREMADPERKAVLDAALKRRGVGPRPRVDNTDSSGNGNAGPLAAAGQTVVCRHCTKSNPTNRKFCGSCGKPLWEKCPKCNAECAADERFCGICGTDVHGNLDAQTQQLRQRKEAAMELLESHRYDAAISALRGIAAIDDPRFESFAIDALDEIKRVEARRDEEKQKAAQALVLATKYFERHAYDKSLSVIDEVPVPLRSDAHQRLLEKSRDCRTELLQLSGEIRQAVEEKRSWDLLPKIERLLMLKPDHTKAQELAFSLRDQFVKQAKSKLKTHAYEEAIASLEQIPSFAKTEEADSLLDTANELQALLLNLRLAALADPPLVALANRFLKIAASNPEGKTLKEKLDVKVKGKHADPRIAAPNWAPIPKRTMLGLPVDWLGHFTKFENVPEAVAEAMADQPGQFFVAAGLALQGIGRAAIDLNLMPGQKKSMLGAIGFSFGAKTSDIAWGIDLSEYALKAVKLTRDPKTKIVKLEQAEFIPHSSPLTHPDAELDRNELMQATLKDFLSRADLKGAKVVIAVPGHRVLGRFFELPPLPAKKVAGAVQYETKHQIPINLEELCWSHYILDERDAKTADEFPRRIMVVAAREVHVQERLAIFKTAGINVDIVQSECIAIHNAMVQEFYPDTLETDPKLKAIKAQGAAEQAASGDAIAIVDLGTESSNVVISTATSVWFRSFGKGGDTMTQALVKQFQLTYPQAEQLKREPSKARRFHLLHATMSPIFVQIGSEIERSIAGYHKLYSDHKVHHVYGIGGAFPTHGLMRHLRSGK; translated from the coding sequence ATGGCAGAAACCGCCATCGATTTCGATCCTTATCGCGTGTGGCTCGGTGTACCTGACTACGATCGCCCGCTGAATCCCTACCAGCTTCTCGGTTTGCCTCCGCTCGAAAGCAACCTGGCCCGCATTCAAGCGGCGGTGGTGCGTCAGCAAGAACAACTCGAAACCATTCGCACCACCGTCTCCGATCCGCAGCTGTGGCAGCAAGTGTGGGACGAGTTGCAAGCGGCCATTCGTGAAATGGCGGACCCTGAACGTAAGGCGGTGCTCGACGCAGCGCTCAAGCGGCGCGGTGTGGGCCCCCGTCCACGAGTCGACAACACCGACTCCTCGGGCAACGGAAATGCAGGACCCCTCGCCGCTGCAGGGCAAACGGTGGTTTGCCGCCACTGCACGAAATCCAATCCGACCAATCGTAAGTTTTGCGGCAGCTGTGGCAAACCGCTCTGGGAAAAGTGCCCCAAATGCAACGCCGAGTGTGCTGCTGACGAGCGTTTTTGCGGCATTTGCGGCACCGATGTGCATGGCAATCTCGACGCGCAAACGCAGCAACTGCGGCAGCGTAAAGAAGCGGCGATGGAGCTGCTCGAGTCGCATCGCTACGATGCGGCCATCTCGGCGCTGCGAGGTATCGCAGCCATCGACGACCCACGCTTCGAATCGTTCGCCATCGATGCGCTCGACGAGATTAAGCGGGTGGAAGCTCGCCGCGATGAAGAAAAACAGAAGGCCGCGCAAGCGCTCGTCTTGGCGACCAAGTACTTCGAGCGCCATGCCTACGACAAATCGCTCTCGGTGATCGACGAAGTGCCTGTGCCACTCCGCAGCGACGCGCATCAGCGGCTCCTCGAAAAATCGCGCGATTGTCGCACCGAGCTGCTGCAGCTAAGTGGCGAAATTCGCCAGGCTGTGGAAGAAAAACGGAGCTGGGATCTCCTGCCCAAAATCGAGCGTCTGCTGATGCTCAAGCCCGATCATACGAAGGCTCAAGAGCTGGCATTTTCGCTCCGCGATCAGTTTGTTAAACAGGCCAAAAGCAAACTCAAAACGCACGCCTATGAAGAAGCGATTGCGTCCCTCGAGCAGATCCCATCGTTTGCGAAAACCGAAGAGGCCGATTCGCTGCTCGATACCGCGAACGAACTTCAAGCGCTGCTGCTAAACCTGCGACTCGCAGCCCTAGCCGACCCGCCGCTGGTGGCGCTCGCGAATCGTTTTCTGAAGATCGCTGCCTCGAACCCCGAAGGCAAAACGCTCAAAGAAAAACTCGACGTGAAGGTGAAAGGGAAACATGCCGACCCCCGCATCGCGGCCCCCAACTGGGCACCGATCCCCAAACGGACGATGCTGGGATTGCCAGTCGACTGGCTCGGGCACTTCACAAAATTCGAGAATGTTCCTGAAGCGGTCGCCGAAGCGATGGCCGATCAGCCCGGGCAGTTTTTTGTCGCTGCAGGACTCGCGCTGCAAGGCATTGGCCGCGCTGCCATCGACCTGAATCTCATGCCCGGTCAGAAAAAATCGATGCTCGGCGCGATCGGTTTTTCCTTCGGCGCAAAGACGAGCGACATCGCCTGGGGAATCGATCTCTCCGAGTACGCCCTCAAAGCGGTGAAGCTAACGCGCGATCCCAAAACGAAGATCGTGAAACTAGAACAGGCCGAGTTTATTCCGCACAGTTCCCCTCTCACGCACCCCGATGCGGAACTTGATCGCAACGAGCTGATGCAAGCGACACTGAAGGATTTCCTGTCGCGCGCGGATCTCAAGGGGGCGAAGGTGGTGATTGCGGTCCCCGGCCATCGAGTGCTTGGACGCTTTTTCGAACTGCCGCCACTCCCGGCCAAAAAAGTGGCCGGCGCAGTGCAGTATGAAACCAAGCACCAGATTCCGATCAACCTCGAGGAGCTATGCTGGAGCCACTACATACTCGACGAACGCGATGCGAAGACCGCCGACGAGTTCCCCCGCCGCATCATGGTGGTTGCCGCCCGCGAAGTGCATGTGCAAGAGCGGCTGGCGATCTTCAAGACCGCCGGAATCAACGTCGACATTGTGCAAAGCGAGTGCATCGCGATCCACAATGCGATGGTGCAGGAGTTCTATCCCGATACGCTCGAGACTGACCCGAAGCTGAAGGCAATCAAAGCCCAAGGAGCTGCCGAGCAGGCCGCAAGTGGCGATGCGATTGCGATTGTCGATCTAGGAACCGAGTCGAGCAACGTGGTGATCAGCACGGCGACTTCGGTTTGGTTTCGCAGCTTCGGCAAGGGAGGGGACACCATGACACAGGCCCTCGTGAAGCAATTTCAGCTCACCTATCCGCAAGCTGAGCAGCTGAAACGCGAGCCATCGAAAGCACGCCGCTTTCATTTGCTCCATGCGACGATGAGCCCCATTTTCGTGCAGATCGGTAGCGAAATCGAGCGTTCGATCGCCGGCTATCACAAGCTCTACTCCGATCACAAAGTACATCACGTCTATGGGATCGGCGGCGCGTTTCCGACGCACGGATTGATGCGCCATTTGCGCAGCGGCAAGTAA